One window of the Chryseobacterium camelliae genome contains the following:
- a CDS encoding rod shape-determining protein — MSLFDMFTQEIAIDLGTANTLIIHNNKIVIDQPSIVAIERSTGRPIAVGEQAKHMQGKTHEDIKTIRPLKDGVIADFHASEHMIKEFIKKIPGIKGKFIQPALRIVICIPSGITEVEKRAVRDSAQKVNAKEVRLIYEPMAAAIGVGIDVQKPEGNMIIDIGGGTTEIAVVALGGIVCDKSVKIAGDVFTNDIAYYLRTHHNLYIGERTAERIKIEVGSAVEDLDVDIEDIPVQGRDLITGKPKEIMVGYKEIARALDKSIIRIEDAVMETLSLTPPELAADIYKTGIYLAGGGALLRGLADRLHKKTGLPVFVAEDPLRAVVRGTGIALKNMDKFNFLIK, encoded by the coding sequence ATGAGTTTATTCGATATGTTTACGCAAGAAATTGCGATAGACCTGGGGACTGCCAATACCCTCATCATCCATAATAATAAAATTGTTATAGATCAGCCGTCCATTGTAGCCATTGAACGTTCTACCGGAAGGCCTATTGCAGTGGGGGAGCAGGCAAAGCACATGCAGGGGAAAACTCATGAGGATATCAAGACCATCCGTCCATTGAAAGATGGGGTCATCGCTGATTTCCATGCTTCTGAGCATATGATCAAGGAATTCATCAAAAAAATTCCGGGTATTAAAGGCAAATTCATACAGCCGGCCCTCAGAATCGTGATCTGTATCCCTTCCGGAATCACTGAAGTGGAAAAAAGAGCGGTAAGGGATTCTGCACAGAAAGTAAATGCCAAAGAGGTTCGCCTGATCTATGAGCCGATGGCTGCGGCAATCGGGGTTGGGATCGACGTTCAGAAACCTGAAGGGAATATGATCATCGACATAGGTGGCGGTACTACTGAAATTGCCGTTGTAGCTTTGGGAGGTATTGTCTGCGATAAATCCGTAAAGATTGCCGGAGACGTATTCACCAATGATATTGCCTATTATCTGAGAACACACCATAACCTGTATATCGGGGAAAGAACAGCGGAAAGAATTAAAATTGAAGTAGGTTCAGCCGTTGAGGACCTTGATGTTGACATTGAAGATATCCCGGTACAGGGGAGGGACCTGATCACAGGAAAACCAAAAGAAATAATGGTTGGATATAAGGAAATTGCCCGTGCGCTTGATAAATCCATCATCAGGATTGAGGATGCGGTTATGGAAACGCTTTCCCTTACGCCACCGGAACTGGCAGCTGATATTTACAAAACAGGTATTTACCTTGCCGGCGGAGGAGCATTGCTGAGAGGTCTGGCAGACAGGCTGCACAAGAAAACCGGTCTTCCTGTTTTCGTGGCGGAAGATCCGTTGAGAGCAGTGGTTCGCGGAACGGGGATTGCCCTTAAGAATATGGATAAATTCAACTTCCTGATTAAATAA
- the mreC gene encoding rod shape-determining protein MreC: MGFLLRLFSKNALFVFFIFLQIIALVLIFSKNAMQQSWIAGQTAAFNSWVSGYIDEGVSYLKLKQINEDLVTQNKALMTQLYGKDGAQKPVFRKVHDTLGGGQIYTFVDGEIVFNSINRRNNYFTINRGKRDGVFPQMGVIAPKGIAGIIINSTDSYSLAQSVLSVNKIRINAALKNSGYFGTLTWNGDNSRVMHLADIPKYVAVKVGDSIVTDGKSAVFPKGVMIGTIAGYSVDNKTGFWDISVELSEKMGALSKVYVVKNLKKAEVQKIQDTMQAVIKKEND, encoded by the coding sequence ATGGGATTTTTGCTGAGATTATTTTCGAAGAATGCTCTGTTTGTCTTCTTTATATTTCTGCAGATTATTGCTCTGGTTCTGATATTCTCTAAAAACGCCATGCAGCAGTCCTGGATTGCGGGGCAGACGGCGGCATTCAATTCTTGGGTGTCCGGTTATATTGATGAAGGAGTTTCTTACCTGAAGCTGAAGCAGATCAATGAAGACCTGGTGACGCAGAATAAAGCGCTGATGACCCAGCTCTATGGGAAAGATGGTGCTCAGAAACCGGTCTTCAGAAAAGTTCACGATACACTCGGAGGAGGGCAGATCTATACTTTTGTTGATGGTGAGATTGTTTTCAACAGCATCAACAGGAGAAACAACTATTTTACGATCAACCGGGGAAAAAGAGATGGCGTATTTCCGCAGATGGGGGTTATTGCTCCTAAAGGAATTGCCGGGATCATTATTAATTCTACAGACAGCTATTCTCTTGCCCAATCTGTTTTAAGTGTGAACAAGATCAGGATCAATGCTGCCCTGAAAAATTCAGGTTACTTCGGGACATTAACCTGGAACGGAGATAACTCACGGGTCATGCACCTGGCAGATATTCCGAAATATGTGGCTGTTAAAGTCGGGGACTCTATTGTTACCGACGGAAAATCAGCTGTTTTTCCTAAGGGTGTGATGATCGGGACTATTGCCGGATACTCTGTAGACAATAAAACAGGTTTCTGGGATATTTCGGTGGAACTGAGTGAAAAGATGGGCGCTTTAAGCAAAGTATATGTTGTTAAAAACCTGAAGAAAGCTGAAGTGCAGAAAATTCAGGATACCATGCAGGCGGTAATAAAGAAAGAAAATGATTAG
- a CDS encoding rod shape-determining protein MreD: protein MISRTLFTDILIMAFLVALQIFVLNRITLFGKYTPVVYPVFVMFYPFFRNKFQFLALSFLIGLSIDAFLYSWGINAFATTLIAYFRTLIFRTSTDTSTDFFSFQSLQWAQFLLFLFSSIFLHQLLVQYIEFFKLSRFFEILFNVVITSGISFVFIVIYALIFKVKQKV from the coding sequence ATGATTAGCAGGACATTATTTACGGATATTTTAATCATGGCTTTTCTTGTCGCACTACAGATTTTTGTGCTGAACAGGATTACGCTTTTCGGGAAGTATACTCCGGTAGTATACCCGGTATTCGTTATGTTCTATCCTTTCTTCAGAAATAAATTCCAGTTCCTGGCGCTGAGTTTCCTTATAGGGCTCAGTATTGATGCTTTTCTTTATTCTTGGGGGATCAATGCATTTGCGACCACATTAATTGCCTATTTCAGGACCCTGATCTTCAGGACCTCTACAGATACTTCTACGGATTTCTTTTCCTTCCAGTCCCTTCAGTGGGCGCAGTTTTTGCTGTTTTTATTTTCAAGCATATTTTTACACCAGCTTCTGGTACAGTATATAGAGTTCTTTAAGCTGAGCCGTTTTTTTGAGATATTATTCAATGTTGTAATCACGAGTGGAATTTCGTTTGTGTTCATCGTTATATATGCACTAATATTTAAAGTCAAGCAGAAAGTGTGA
- a CDS encoding peptidoglycan D,D-transpeptidase FtsI family protein, giving the protein MNTRYLKIFSVLIVIAIIFVARLSYLQLFTDRYALNAANTSIKIEYIIPQRGVIFDRNGKIMVGNQPAYEISFTQALMKPDFDTMAFCNLMKISKTDFINRVNTIKKEKYYSKLTPMPFIKDLSREDIARVQEIIFKYPAFSIVSRPQRQYEVSTSGNLLGYTSEVNERDIKKDSTYYLPGDFIGKTGIEKSYEKQLRGIKGMKYIQKDIRLRNIGSYKNGSLDKDVVTGKDITLTIDYDLQRMAEEMLVNKHGAIVAIDPNTGEILTLATGPDIDPNVFTGPNKSKNLYALSKDTLYENKPTFDRSLQAAYPPGSTFKLLTALSAMQMGVMDENTIFPCGGGFSYRGLRIKGHGGADPLIPSIQVSSNCYFSYAYLAILNKYPGNPSKGVDEWKGILNSFGVGEFLNNDLAVGAKGRIPSGEFYEKRMKSILKASGSKKDYKNWDPLATGAVFNGMGQGDVLVTPLQLANYVSAIANKGWYYTPHIVKAIDGKKNPDPRFTKKHKTLVDPKHFDPVLKGMEAVVLRGTAHGLKSNDFTQLAKTGTAQVPQGKDNSIFVLIAPADKPKIVVAAVMEHAGFGATWAGPACTVIAEKYITGDLKREHLYKKMVTSSFMPEYKRQWISDLKRKGLYVEPKMDSVKQKRIQDSLNYIRQQKAKLQNAITDETRNIKNTKPAQR; this is encoded by the coding sequence GTGAATACACGGTACTTAAAAATTTTTTCCGTCCTTATTGTTATTGCTATCATTTTTGTAGCACGGCTTTCCTATTTACAGCTTTTTACAGACCGGTATGCTCTCAATGCTGCCAATACATCCATAAAAATTGAATACATCATTCCGCAGAGAGGGGTTATTTTTGACAGGAATGGTAAAATTATGGTAGGCAACCAGCCTGCCTATGAAATCTCTTTTACCCAGGCGTTGATGAAGCCTGATTTTGATACGATGGCCTTCTGCAACCTGATGAAAATCAGCAAAACCGATTTCATCAACAGGGTTAACACCATCAAAAAAGAAAAATATTATTCCAAACTGACTCCGATGCCTTTCATTAAAGATCTCAGCAGGGAGGATATTGCCCGGGTACAGGAAATTATTTTCAAATATCCGGCGTTCAGTATTGTTTCCAGGCCTCAGCGCCAGTATGAGGTTTCAACTTCAGGAAATCTTCTGGGTTACACAAGTGAGGTCAACGAGCGTGATATTAAAAAAGATTCTACCTATTACCTTCCCGGAGACTTCATCGGTAAAACAGGGATCGAGAAATCTTATGAAAAGCAGCTTCGCGGAATCAAAGGGATGAAATACATCCAGAAAGATATCCGGCTAAGGAATATCGGCTCCTATAAAAACGGGTCTCTGGATAAAGATGTGGTTACCGGAAAAGATATTACACTAACCATTGATTATGATCTTCAGCGAATGGCCGAAGAGATGCTGGTGAATAAACACGGAGCCATTGTCGCGATTGATCCGAATACCGGGGAAATCCTGACCCTAGCCACCGGGCCGGACATAGACCCGAATGTCTTTACCGGGCCCAACAAATCTAAAAACTTGTACGCTTTATCAAAAGATACCCTGTATGAAAACAAGCCTACCTTTGACCGTTCATTACAGGCGGCTTATCCTCCAGGATCCACGTTTAAACTCCTGACCGCTCTGTCTGCCATGCAGATGGGAGTGATGGATGAAAATACCATATTTCCTTGTGGCGGAGGCTTCAGCTACCGAGGGTTAAGGATTAAAGGTCACGGAGGAGCAGATCCGCTGATTCCATCTATTCAGGTATCCAGCAACTGTTATTTTTCATATGCCTATCTCGCTATCCTGAATAAGTACCCGGGTAACCCATCCAAAGGCGTTGATGAATGGAAAGGCATCTTGAACAGCTTCGGCGTAGGGGAGTTCCTGAATAATGACCTGGCCGTAGGTGCCAAAGGAAGGATTCCTTCCGGCGAGTTCTATGAAAAAAGAATGAAGTCTATCCTGAAGGCAAGCGGTTCAAAAAAAGATTATAAAAACTGGGATCCACTGGCGACCGGTGCTGTGTTTAATGGAATGGGGCAGGGTGATGTCCTGGTAACTCCGCTTCAGCTGGCCAATTATGTTTCAGCCATTGCCAACAAGGGATGGTATTATACGCCACATATCGTGAAAGCCATTGATGGAAAGAAGAATCCGGATCCGAGATTCACCAAAAAACATAAAACGCTTGTTGACCCTAAACATTTCGATCCCGTACTGAAAGGAATGGAAGCTGTGGTCCTGCGGGGAACGGCGCATGGGCTGAAATCCAATGATTTTACCCAGCTGGCCAAAACGGGAACGGCACAGGTTCCTCAGGGGAAAGATAACTCCATTTTTGTTCTGATTGCCCCTGCTGACAAACCTAAGATCGTGGTTGCTGCCGTAATGGAGCATGCAGGCTTCGGAGCAACATGGGCAGGTCCGGCTTGTACGGTGATTGCAGAAAAATACATTACGGGAGACCTGAAGAGGGAACACCTGTACAAAAAGATGGTTACGTCCAGCTTCATGCCGGAATATAAGCGGCAGTGGATTTCCGATCTTAAGCGCAAAGGCCTGTATGTGGAGCCAAAAATGGATTCCGTTAAGCAGAAAAGGATTCAGGACAGCCTGAATTATATCAGACAGCAAAAAGCCAAACTGCAGAATGCGATCACTGACGAAACCAGGAATATTAAAAACACAAAACCGGCACAACGATGA
- the rodA gene encoding rod shape-determining protein RodA, translating to MKWMEGIDKLGLGLYFLLCIFAIANIYSVDQKLGEKQLMFFCISVFVGIVIFVGRSKFFENMSGIIYIGGVLLLIGLFPFGKEILGQKNWYKFGSFTMQPVEFAKIGTALMLSNYVSGPEFNLSNRRSLLTSLAIIGIPAVVVLAIPDVGSMLVFIAFFIALYREGLNGLLFAIGFLFAFVFLISLAVPPLYVAIAIVAVIGGWIAMNYYKMSWNIISISGIAASVLILCGLAFGSPYILEKLPKHQRERIEVLFKGEKAFRDTSGYNLLYSKTAIGSGGLWGKGYREGSVTQGKFVPEQETDYIFCTVGEEWGFIGSAVLILCYMVYIGRIYYLAENQKSSFNRVFGYCFASILLMHFSINLGMVMGLFPTVGIPLPYFSYGGSSLLAFSMMTFIFFKLNYSDKNSLV from the coding sequence ATGAAATGGATGGAAGGAATAGATAAATTGGGGCTCGGGCTGTACTTCCTGCTTTGCATATTCGCCATTGCCAACATTTACAGTGTAGACCAGAAACTGGGGGAAAAGCAGCTGATGTTTTTTTGTATTTCTGTATTTGTAGGTATTGTGATTTTTGTGGGAAGAAGCAAGTTCTTCGAAAATATGTCCGGGATTATTTACATCGGAGGCGTCCTTCTTTTGATTGGGTTGTTCCCTTTCGGTAAGGAAATCCTTGGACAGAAAAACTGGTATAAATTCGGGAGCTTTACCATGCAGCCGGTAGAATTTGCCAAAATAGGAACGGCGCTTATGCTTTCCAATTATGTATCCGGCCCCGAATTCAACCTCAGCAATAGAAGATCCCTCCTGACTTCCCTGGCTATTATCGGGATTCCCGCAGTGGTTGTACTGGCGATTCCGGATGTAGGATCAATGCTCGTATTCATTGCTTTTTTTATTGCCTTATACCGTGAAGGGCTGAATGGATTGCTATTCGCCATAGGATTTCTGTTTGCCTTCGTATTTCTTATTTCCCTGGCAGTGCCGCCTTTATATGTAGCAATTGCCATCGTTGCCGTGATAGGAGGCTGGATTGCGATGAATTATTATAAAATGTCTTGGAACATCATTTCCATTTCCGGGATTGCTGCATCGGTTTTAATTTTGTGCGGACTGGCATTCGGTTCTCCTTATATCCTGGAAAAGCTTCCGAAGCACCAGCGGGAAAGGATAGAGGTATTGTTTAAGGGGGAAAAAGCATTCCGGGATACTTCAGGATATAACCTTCTGTATTCTAAAACGGCCATCGGTTCCGGAGGGCTTTGGGGTAAAGGATACAGGGAAGGTTCCGTTACACAGGGGAAATTTGTTCCCGAACAGGAAACCGACTATATCTTCTGTACGGTAGGAGAAGAATGGGGCTTCATAGGAAGTGCCGTCCTGATCCTTTGTTATATGGTATACATCGGAAGGATTTACTATCTTGCCGAGAACCAGAAATCCTCATTTAACCGGGTTTTTGGGTATTGCTTTGCTTCCATCCTGCTGATGCACTTTTCCATCAATTTAGGAATGGTTATGGGGCTTTTTCCTACGGTTGGGATTCCGCTTCCTTATTTCAGTTACGGAGGGAGTTCATTGCTTGCCTTTTCCATGATGACCTTTATCTTTTTTAAACTGAATTATTCAGATAAGAACAGTCTGGTTTAA
- a CDS encoding pentapeptide repeat-containing protein, whose protein sequence is MKEFYFSDQEFKNMDASELYKGEYEHCIFRQANFEYADLSGFRFNKCRFILCNLSLANLSGAIFSEVVFDECKLLGLRFDQCNQLALSVTFNSCLLHNAVFYKASLKKTQFTNSNLMEADFSECDLSGAVFTDCDLSGAVFDDTNLEKADLRTSVNYSINPAVNRLKKAKFSLSGIPGLLDVLDIEIDRNH, encoded by the coding sequence ATGAAAGAATTTTACTTTTCAGATCAGGAATTTAAAAATATGGATGCATCGGAACTGTATAAAGGCGAATATGAACACTGTATTTTCCGGCAGGCTAATTTTGAATATGCAGATCTTTCAGGATTTCGTTTTAACAAGTGCCGGTTCATCCTCTGTAATTTAAGCCTTGCCAATCTATCCGGGGCCATTTTCAGCGAAGTTGTGTTTGATGAATGTAAGCTGCTCGGCCTTCGTTTTGATCAGTGCAATCAGCTGGCTCTGTCGGTGACCTTTAATTCCTGCCTGCTTCATAATGCCGTCTTTTATAAAGCGTCTCTAAAGAAGACTCAGTTTACAAATTCCAACCTTATGGAAGCTGATTTTTCCGAATGCGACTTGTCCGGAGCCGTATTTACAGACTGTGATCTTTCTGGAGCTGTTTTCGATGATACAAATCTTGAAAAAGCGGATCTGAGGACATCGGTCAACTACTCGATCAATCCGGCTGTAAACAGGCTTAAAAAGGCTAAATTTTCACTCTCCGGTATACCGGGTCTCCTGGATGTGCTGGATATCGAAATTGACCGTAATCATTAA
- a CDS encoding C40 family peptidase, translating into MKKRVLFYLVAFVSTVSLQSCVTNYVVSKPATYTKEYKTDAKLASLDTKKMELDKQRLIDSFLAEKAASLANAKNSIKNSAIAKVIKHNKTIDGILSEAATYIGTPYRYGGMTRNGIDCSAFVLSVFGAAAGLSLPRVAASQAEEGEKIEKENLQKGDLIFFSHGRRISHVGIVESVDENGEVKFIHAATSKGVMISSLNDSYWGPKYRFGKRIINENGDAYNGNLAAVTPANSGTNF; encoded by the coding sequence ATGAAGAAAAGAGTTTTGTTTTACTTAGTTGCTTTTGTTTCTACCGTTTCATTACAATCTTGTGTAACCAATTATGTGGTATCAAAACCAGCAACTTACACGAAAGAGTACAAAACAGATGCCAAACTGGCTTCTCTTGACACCAAGAAAATGGAACTTGACAAGCAAAGACTTATTGATTCTTTTCTTGCAGAAAAAGCTGCCAGTTTAGCCAACGCTAAAAATTCCATTAAGAATTCTGCGATTGCCAAAGTAATCAAGCATAATAAAACAATCGACGGTATCCTTTCCGAGGCTGCTACCTATATAGGAACACCTTACCGATACGGTGGAATGACCAGAAACGGAATCGACTGTTCAGCATTCGTACTTTCCGTATTCGGTGCAGCGGCCGGCTTAAGCTTACCAAGAGTTGCCGCTTCCCAGGCTGAAGAAGGAGAGAAGATTGAAAAAGAAAACCTGCAGAAAGGTGACTTGATTTTCTTTTCCCACGGCAGAAGAATTTCTCACGTAGGGATCGTAGAAAGTGTAGATGAAAACGGTGAAGTGAAATTTATTCATGCTGCTACATCCAAAGGAGTCATGATTTCCTCTCTGAATGATTCGTACTGGGGTCCGAAATACAGATTCGGTAAAAGGATCATCAATGAAAACGGAGACGCTTATAACGGCAACCTGGCTGCGGTAACGCCAGCGAACAGCGGAACCAACTTTTAA
- a CDS encoding glutamine synthetase III, giving the protein MSTLRFKALEALPFKDFRRDNSIEVPAKLSELFCQNVFSEETMREYLTKEAFTSIIDAIKKGTKIQRHIADQVAVAMKDWAMSKGVTHYTHWFQPLTGSTAEKHDSFFSPIEGGRAIERFSGGMLIQQEPDASSFPNGGIRNTFEARGYTAWDPTSPAFIMGTTLCIPSIFISYTGETLDYKAPLLRALNAVDEAATEVMQYFDKNVTKVTPTLGWEQEYFLVDSALYQSRPDLVLTGKTLLGHSPAKGQQLDDHYFGSIPTRVMNFMMELEVECMKLGIPVTTRHNEVAPNQFELAPMFEEVNVAVDHNSLLMDIMARIAHRHHFHILFHEKPFAGVNGSGKHNNWSLATDTGENLLSPGKNPKKNLQFLTFFVNTIKAVHEYADLLRASIASASNDHRLGANEAPPAIISVFIGSQLFRVLEELEKVKSGKLSPEEKTDLKLNVVGKIPEILLDNTDRNRTSPFAFTGNKFEIRAVGSSANCAESMTVMNTIAAKQLTEFKKEVDALIESGLKKDEAIFNVLREYIKQCKNIMFEGDGYSDEWAEEAEKRGLNNLKTTPEALKKEMDQKFLDLYEEIGVFTHREVEARNEIKLEKYSTVIDIEARVLSDIARNHIIPSALNYQNRLIENVKGLKEIFGDSEFKPLAKEQMSLITSISENVATIKLGVEDLIKAREAAKATSDSQAQAETYCNQVKPLFDVIREASDALEMMVDDELWPMTKYREMLFTR; this is encoded by the coding sequence ATGTCAACTTTACGATTCAAAGCGTTAGAAGCCTTACCTTTCAAAGACTTCAGAAGAGATAATTCTATTGAAGTACCTGCTAAATTATCAGAGTTATTCTGCCAGAATGTGTTCTCGGAAGAAACCATGAGGGAATACCTGACCAAAGAAGCCTTTACCTCGATTATAGATGCCATTAAAAAAGGCACGAAAATCCAGAGGCATATTGCAGACCAGGTAGCTGTAGCCATGAAAGACTGGGCCATGAGCAAAGGCGTAACGCACTATACGCACTGGTTTCAGCCTTTGACCGGAAGTACGGCAGAAAAGCACGATTCATTCTTCAGCCCTATTGAAGGCGGTAGAGCCATTGAAAGATTCAGCGGAGGTATGCTGATCCAGCAGGAGCCGGATGCCTCTTCTTTCCCTAACGGAGGAATCAGAAATACTTTTGAAGCAAGAGGATATACGGCATGGGATCCTACTTCCCCTGCATTCATTATGGGAACAACCCTTTGCATCCCTTCTATTTTCATTTCTTATACAGGAGAAACCCTGGATTACAAAGCACCTCTTTTAAGAGCTCTGAATGCCGTAGACGAAGCGGCAACTGAAGTAATGCAGTATTTTGACAAAAATGTAACCAAAGTTACCCCTACATTAGGCTGGGAACAGGAATATTTCCTTGTTGACTCTGCCTTATACCAATCGCGCCCGGACCTTGTTCTTACAGGAAAAACCCTTTTGGGACACTCTCCTGCTAAAGGACAGCAGCTGGATGACCACTACTTCGGATCTATTCCTACCCGGGTGATGAACTTCATGATGGAACTTGAAGTAGAATGTATGAAACTGGGAATCCCGGTAACGACAAGACACAATGAAGTAGCCCCTAACCAGTTCGAGCTGGCTCCGATGTTTGAAGAAGTTAACGTTGCGGTAGACCACAATTCTTTGCTGATGGACATTATGGCGAGAATTGCCCACAGGCACCACTTCCATATCCTGTTCCATGAAAAGCCTTTCGCAGGCGTAAACGGAAGTGGTAAGCATAACAACTGGTCCCTGGCTACCGATACGGGAGAAAACCTGTTAAGCCCGGGAAAAAACCCTAAGAAGAACCTACAGTTCCTTACTTTCTTCGTGAACACGATTAAAGCCGTTCATGAGTATGCCGACCTTTTAAGAGCGAGTATTGCTTCGGCAAGCAACGACCACAGGCTGGGAGCCAACGAAGCTCCGCCGGCGATCATTTCGGTATTTATCGGAAGCCAGCTGTTCAGAGTATTGGAAGAACTTGAAAAAGTAAAAAGCGGAAAACTTTCTCCGGAAGAGAAAACAGACCTTAAATTAAACGTTGTAGGAAAGATCCCGGAAATCCTTCTTGACAATACAGACCGAAACAGAACATCCCCATTTGCGTTCACAGGAAACAAATTTGAGATCAGAGCGGTAGGATCTTCCGCCAACTGTGCAGAATCCATGACGGTAATGAACACCATCGCTGCAAAACAGCTTACTGAGTTCAAAAAAGAAGTGGATGCACTGATTGAAAGCGGACTGAAAAAAGATGAGGCCATCTTCAATGTATTGAGAGAATACATCAAGCAATGTAAAAATATTATGTTTGAAGGAGACGGATATTCTGACGAATGGGCGGAAGAAGCTGAAAAGAGAGGGCTTAATAACCTTAAGACTACTCCTGAAGCCCTGAAAAAAGAAATGGACCAGAAGTTCCTTGACCTGTATGAGGAGATCGGTGTATTTACACACAGAGAAGTAGAAGCAAGAAACGAAATCAAATTAGAAAAATATTCAACGGTTATTGATATTGAAGCGAGAGTATTGAGTGATATCGCCAGAAACCACATCATCCCGTCTGCGCTGAACTATCAGAACAGGTTGATTGAAAACGTAAAAGGACTGAAGGAGATCTTCGGGGATTCTGAGTTCAAGCCATTGGCTAAAGAACAGATGAGCCTGATCACCAGCATTTCAGAAAATGTAGCAACGATCAAATTAGGGGTGGAAGACCTGATCAAGGCCAGAGAGGCTGCAAAAGCAACGTCTGACAGCCAGGCCCAGGCAGAAACATACTGCAACCAGGTTAAGCCTTTGTTCGACGTGATCCGTGAAGCTTCCGATGCACTGGAAATGATGGTGGATGATGAGCTTTGGCCAATGACCAAGTACAGAGAAATGTTATTTACAAGATAA